From Candidatus Defluviilinea gracilis, a single genomic window includes:
- a CDS encoding SUMF1/EgtB/PvdO family nonheme iron enzyme: MYCRRRSATTAQQVQLRKSYINEPLPVGSFSQGANDYSVLDLAGNVWEWAAEMGIAMRRESVPRTGVGRPQAGMIPTIFGAQNPIRF; this comes from the coding sequence TTGTACTGCCGCCGCCGCAGCGCAACTACGGCGCAACAGGTTCAACTGCGTAAGTCCTACATAAATGAACCTTTGCCCGTCGGATCGTTTTCACAAGGAGCCAACGATTACAGCGTTTTAGATTTGGCAGGCAATGTATGGGAATGGGCGGCGGAGATGGGGATAGCAATGCGGCGGGAATCCGTTCCACGAACCGGCGTTGGGCGTCCCCAGGCGGGAATGATACCGACGATTTTCGGCGCGCAAAACCCTATTAGATTTTGA
- a CDS encoding cyclic nucleotide-binding domain-containing protein — MSNPTIVTFLKQSDIFFQLTPTQLELVANLCQEATFQKNDLVFKENSTSKELYVIAQGEVDIFVDPALVSAEDESRENQVIATLRRGQSFGEVALVDEGLRSASACATQNDTRLLIIPRDKLVMLCETYPQLGYRLMYNLSADLAMKIRNTDLRIREQLLYKPQDKN; from the coding sequence ATGTCGAACCCGACCATTGTCACGTTCTTGAAGCAAAGCGATATTTTTTTTCAACTCACGCCAACTCAATTGGAACTGGTGGCAAACCTTTGCCAGGAAGCCACCTTTCAAAAGAACGACCTGGTCTTCAAGGAAAATTCGACCAGCAAGGAATTATATGTGATCGCCCAGGGCGAGGTGGATATTTTCGTTGACCCGGCGTTAGTCTCTGCGGAAGATGAGAGCCGCGAAAACCAGGTGATCGCCACACTGCGACGCGGGCAATCGTTTGGCGAAGTGGCGTTGGTAGACGAGGGCTTGCGATCTGCCTCCGCGTGCGCCACGCAAAACGATACTCGACTCTTGATTATTCCCCGCGACAAACTCGTCATGTTGTGCGAAACCTATCCGCAACTTGGGTATCGCCTGATGTACAATCTGTCTGCGGACCTTGCCATGAAGATCCGTAACACCGACTTGCGAATCCGCGAACAGTTGCTGTATAAACCGCAAGACAAAAACTAA
- a CDS encoding branched-chain amino acid ABC transporter permease → MRQRFLNRINFTDIALGIIGAALVGLIVIGSFKTLAEGNYTTRQWLDFVVFGIAQGSIYALIALGYTLVYGILRMINFAHSEVFMAGSFTAYFAAASMAKSGFLETNTFVAVLILFAIAMLTSTAIGVLVERIAYRPLRRAPRLVPLITAIGASFVLQYMFKGLYGDQFKAYPEIETLKGSFTWGDINITKVQVVVILSAAFLMLLLFLYVQYTKTGKAMRAVAEDKDVAALMGIDVDAIIVRTFALGAALAGAAGILYAITFRQVNFFMGFIPGIKAFTAAVLGGIGNIPGAMLGGIFLGLFESIGPILFLDGLNVPAPYQLKDVIAFSMLVLVLLFRPSGILGERLSRTKA, encoded by the coding sequence ATGAGGCAGAGATTCTTAAACCGTATCAATTTTACGGATATTGCTCTCGGTATCATCGGTGCGGCGTTGGTCGGTTTGATCGTGATCGGTTCGTTCAAAACGCTGGCAGAAGGAAATTACACAACAAGACAATGGCTCGATTTTGTTGTGTTCGGCATCGCCCAGGGGAGCATCTACGCGCTCATCGCCCTGGGGTACACGCTGGTATACGGCATTCTGCGTATGATCAACTTTGCCCATAGCGAAGTGTTCATGGCTGGTTCGTTTACCGCATACTTCGCCGCCGCATCCATGGCAAAGTCGGGATTTCTAGAAACGAATACCTTCGTCGCTGTTTTAATCTTGTTTGCCATCGCGATGCTCACATCGACCGCTATCGGCGTGTTGGTGGAACGGATTGCCTATCGCCCTCTGCGCCGAGCGCCCCGTTTGGTTCCATTGATTACAGCCATTGGAGCGTCGTTCGTCTTGCAATATATGTTCAAAGGCTTATATGGCGACCAGTTCAAGGCATATCCCGAAATCGAAACCCTCAAGGGAAGTTTTACGTGGGGTGATATCAATATCACAAAAGTCCAGGTCGTCGTTATCCTGTCTGCCGCGTTCCTCATGTTATTGCTGTTCCTCTACGTTCAATACACAAAAACCGGCAAGGCAATGCGCGCCGTCGCTGAAGACAAGGATGTCGCCGCGCTGATGGGCATCGATGTGGATGCGATCATCGTCCGGACGTTCGCGCTGGGCGCGGCATTGGCGGGCGCCGCCGGCATCTTGTACGCCATCACATTCCGCCAGGTCAACTTTTTCATGGGCTTTATTCCCGGCATCAAGGCATTCACTGCCGCCGTGCTCGGCGGCATTGGCAATATCCCGGGCGCGATGCTTGGGGGAATATTCCTGGGCTTATTCGAATCGATTGGACCGATCCTTTTTCTGGATGGCTTGAATGTTCCCGCCCCATACCAGTTGAAAGACGTGATCGCCTTCTCGATGTTGGTGCTTGTGCTCCTCTTCCGCCCTAGCGGTATTTTGGGCGAACGACTTTCCCGAACCAAGGCGTAA
- a CDS encoding branched-chain amino acid ABC transporter substrate-binding protein: protein MKRLHVLLSVLVLSSLVFVACTPKAPAFECTDAIGCVDIAPGDPIHFAYIQSVSGATASLGVTNINGAQLAIDDKGGQLLGHPIQFDGEDSLCSAEGGQAAGTKIASDPTVVAILGTTCSSEARSAMPLIADAGMVMSSSSNTNPDLTNPEHPDHHAGYFRTAHNDLFQGRIAAEFAYNELGLKKAATVHDGSPYADGLRKVFETVFTELGGTITSSEAVNVGDTDFKPVLTTIAAGGAEIIYFPIFEPEGNLLASQKCEVSGLENTALMGADGLFTSGFAGTAGSCSVGMYLSSPYVAGDSGAQFLSKYQAKFGEDPASGFGPHSYDAMNIFFAAIEKVAVVDEDGTVHIGRQALRDAVYATKAFPGLTGNLSCDPNGDCATGEALAVYQITQAMVDGSENLTTSVPIWQP from the coding sequence ATGAAACGCTTACATGTTTTGCTTTCGGTGTTGGTGCTCTCAAGCCTGGTGTTCGTGGCTTGCACGCCTAAAGCCCCCGCATTTGAATGTACCGATGCGATCGGGTGTGTCGATATCGCGCCCGGCGATCCCATTCACTTCGCTTATATTCAGTCTGTCTCTGGCGCGACCGCCTCGCTTGGTGTGACCAATATCAATGGCGCCCAGTTGGCGATCGATGACAAGGGAGGCCAATTGCTCGGCCACCCGATTCAGTTCGACGGTGAAGATTCCCTCTGCAGCGCAGAAGGTGGTCAAGCCGCGGGCACCAAGATCGCTTCCGACCCGACCGTGGTCGCCATCCTCGGAACGACCTGTTCGAGTGAAGCCCGCTCGGCGATGCCGCTCATTGCTGACGCCGGCATGGTGATGAGTTCCTCATCCAACACCAACCCCGATCTCACCAACCCCGAACATCCCGATCACCACGCTGGTTACTTCCGCACCGCTCACAACGATCTGTTCCAGGGTCGCATTGCGGCGGAATTTGCCTACAATGAACTCGGTCTCAAAAAGGCCGCTACCGTTCATGACGGTTCCCCTTACGCCGATGGTCTGCGCAAGGTATTCGAAACCGTATTCACTGAATTAGGCGGCACCATCACATCATCGGAAGCAGTGAACGTTGGCGATACCGATTTCAAACCCGTGTTGACAACAATCGCGGCTGGCGGCGCGGAGATCATCTACTTCCCGATCTTCGAACCCGAAGGCAATTTGCTCGCTTCGCAGAAGTGCGAAGTTTCGGGCCTCGAAAACACCGCTCTGATGGGCGCGGATGGTTTGTTTACCTCCGGCTTTGCCGGCACCGCCGGGTCGTGCTCGGTTGGCATGTATTTGTCGAGCCCGTACGTCGCCGGTGATTCTGGCGCCCAGTTCCTTTCCAAGTACCAGGCAAAATTCGGTGAAGATCCCGCTTCCGGCTTCGGTCCTCACTCCTACGACGCGATGAACATCTTCTTCGCCGCGATCGAAAAAGTGGCTGTTGTCGATGAAGACGGCACCGTTCACATTGGCCGCCAGGCTCTGCGTGACGCCGTCTATGCCACCAAGGCTTTCCCCGGTTTGACCGGCAACCTCAGCTGCGACCCCAACGGCGACTGCGCCACCGGTGAAGCGCTTGCTGTGTATCAAATCACGCAAGCCATGGTCGATGGATCTGAAAATCTCACCACTTCCGTACCGATCTGGCAACCGTAA